The following are encoded in a window of Chionomys nivalis chromosome X, mChiNiv1.1, whole genome shotgun sequence genomic DNA:
- the Wdr13 gene encoding WD repeat-containing protein 13 has translation MAAVWQQVLAVDARYNAYRTPTFPQFRTQYIRRRSQLLRENAKAGHPPALRRQYLRLRGQLLGQRYGPLSEPGSARAYSNSIVRSSRTTLDRMEDFEDDPRALGARGHRRSVSRGSYQLQAQMNRAVYEDRPPGSVVPTSVAEASRAMAGDTSLSENYAFAGMYHVFDQHVDEAVPRVRFANDDRHRLACCSLDGSISLCQLVPAPPTVLHVLRGHTRGVSDFAWSLSNDILVSTSLDATMRIWASEDGRCIREIPDPDGAELLCCTFQPVNNNLTVVGNAKHNVHVMNISTGKKVKGGSSKLTGRVLALSFDAPGRLLWAGDDRGSVFSFLFDMATGKLTKAKRLVVHEGSPVTSISARSWVSREARDPSLLINACLNKLLLYRVVDNEGTLQLKRSFPIEQSSHPVRSIFCPLMSFRQGACVVTGSEDMCVHFFDVERAAKAAVNKLQGHSAPVLDVSFNCDESLLASSDASGMVIVWRREQK, from the exons ATGGCCGCGGTGTGGCAGCAAGTCTTAGCAGTGGACGCGAG GTACAACGCCTACCGCACGCCAACGTTTCCACAGTTTCGGACCCAGTATATCCGCCGGCGCAGCCAGCTGCTGCGGGAGAATGCCAAGGCTGGGCACCCCCCAGCACTGCGTCGGCAGTACCTGAGGCTACGGGGCCAGCTATTGGGCCAGCGCTACGGACCACTCTCTGAGCCAGGCAGTGCTCGTGCCTATAGCAACAGCATTGTCCGCAGCAGCCGCACTACCCTTGACCGAATGGAG GACTTTGAAGATGACCCTCGAGCCCTGGGGGCCCGAGGACACCGCCGATCTGTCAGCCGAGGCTCCTACCAGCTGCAGGCACAAATGAATCGTGCAGTCTATGAGGACAG GCCTCCCGGCAGTGTGGTACCCACATCGGTGGCAGAGGCAAGCCGGGCCATGGCCGGGGACACATCGCTGAGTGAAAACTATGCCTTTGCAGGCATGTACCATGTTTTTGACCAGCACGTGGATGAGGCAG TCCCAAGGGTGCGCTTCGCCAATGATGACCGACACCGCTTGGCCTGCTGTTCACTGGACGGCAGCATCTCACTGTGCCAGCTGGTGCCTGCCCCACCCACTGTGCTCCATGTGCTACGGGGCCACACGCGTGGTGTCTCTGACTTCGCCTGGTCCCTCTCCAATGACATCCTCGTGTCCACCTCCCTCGATGCCACCATGCGCATCTGGGCCTCCGAGGACGGCCGCTGCATCCGTGAGATCCCTGACCCTGATGGCGCTGAACTGCTGTGCTGCACCTTCCAGCCTGTCAACAACAACCTCACTGTG GTGGGGAATGCCAAGCACAATGTGCATGTCATGAACATCTCCACAGGCAAGAAAGTGAAGGGTGGCTCCAGCAAACTGACAGGCCGTGTCCTTGCCCTGTCCTTTGATGCCCCTGGCCGGCTTCTCTGGGCAGGTGATGACCGCGGTAgtgtcttctcctttctctttgacATGGCCACAG GGAAGCTGACCAAAGCCAAGCGACTAGTGGTGCACGAGGGCAGCCCTGTCACCAGCATCTCTGCCCGATCCTGGGTCAGCCGGGAAGCGCGGGACCCCTCACTGCTAATCAATGCCTGCCTCAACAAACTCCTGCTCTACAG AGTGGTGGACAATGAAGGTACCCTGCAATTGAAGAGAAGCTTCCCCATTGAGCAGAGCTCACATCCAGTGCGCAGTATCTTCTGCCCCCTCATGTCCTTCCGCCAGGGGGCCTGTGTGG TGACAGGCAGTGAGGATATGTGCGTTCACTTCTTTGATGTGGAGCGGGCCGCCAAAGCTGCTGTCAACAAGCTGCAGGGCCACAGTGCACCTGTGCTTGACGTCAGCTTCAACTGCGACGAGAGTCTGCTGGCTTCCAGTGATGCCAGTGGCATGGTCATCGTCTGGAGACGAGAGCAAAAGTAG
- the Rbm3 gene encoding RNA-binding protein 3 isoform X2 produces MSSEEGKLFVGGLNFNTDEQALEDHFSSFGPISEVVVVKDRETQRSRGFGFITFTNPEHASDAMRAMNGESLDGRQIRVDHAGKSARGTRGGAFGAHGRGRSYSRGGGDQGYGSGRYDSRPGGYGYGYGRSRDYSGSQGGYDRYSGGNYRDNYDN; encoded by the exons ATGTCTTCTGAAGAAGGGAAACTCTTCGTTGGAGGGCTCAACTTCAATACCGATGAGCAGGCACTCGAAGACCACTTCAGCAGCTTTGGGCCTATCTCTGAGG tGGTTGTTGTCAAGGACCGGGAGACTCAAAGATCCCGGGGTTTTGGCTTCATCACCTTCACCAACCCGGAGCATGCCTCAGACGCCATGAGAGCCATGAATGGAGAG TCTCTGGATGGGCGCCAGATCCGTGTGGACCATGCAGGCAAGTCTGCCCGGGGAACCAGAGGGGGTGCCTTTGGGGCCCATGGGCGCGGTCGCAGCTACTCTAGAG GTGGTGGAGACCAGGGCTATGGAAGTGGAAGATACGACAGTAGACCTGGAGGATATGGGTACGGGTATGGCCGGTCTAGAGACTACAGTGGCAG CCAGGGTGGTTATGACCGCTATTCAGGAGGAAATTACAGAGACAATTATGACAACTGA
- the Rbm3 gene encoding RNA-binding protein 3 isoform X1, with the protein MSSEEGKLFVGGLNFNTDEQALEDHFSSFGPISEVVVVKDRETQRSRGFGFITFTNPEHASDAMRAMNGESLDGRQIRVDHAGKSARGTRGGAFGAHGRGRSYSRGGGDQGYGSGRYDSRPGGYGYGYGRSRDYSGRSQGGYDRYSGGNYRDNYDN; encoded by the exons ATGTCTTCTGAAGAAGGGAAACTCTTCGTTGGAGGGCTCAACTTCAATACCGATGAGCAGGCACTCGAAGACCACTTCAGCAGCTTTGGGCCTATCTCTGAGG tGGTTGTTGTCAAGGACCGGGAGACTCAAAGATCCCGGGGTTTTGGCTTCATCACCTTCACCAACCCGGAGCATGCCTCAGACGCCATGAGAGCCATGAATGGAGAG TCTCTGGATGGGCGCCAGATCCGTGTGGACCATGCAGGCAAGTCTGCCCGGGGAACCAGAGGGGGTGCCTTTGGGGCCCATGGGCGCGGTCGCAGCTACTCTAGAG GTGGTGGAGACCAGGGCTATGGAAGTGGAAGATACGACAGTAGACCTGGAGGATATGGGTACGGGTATGGCCGGTCTAGAGACTACAGTGGCAG AAGCCAGGGTGGTTATGACCGCTATTCAGGAGGAAATTACAGAGACAATTATGACAACTGA